A single window of Bacteroidota bacterium DNA harbors:
- a CDS encoding transposase, whose protein sequence is IAKSWKDDLHKYISGIITNKEQKSIIVNGMPDHIHVFIGLSPSMKISDLVRDIKNNSSNFINDRNLIKGKFAWQEGYGSFSYSHSHIQNVYNYILNQEEHHKKRSFKEEYLELLKKFEIEYNEKYLFDWIE, encoded by the coding sequence TTATTGCAAAATCATGGAAAGATGATTTGCATAAATACATTTCAGGCATCATTACAAATAAAGAGCAAAAATCAATTATTGTTAATGGAATGCCCGACCATATACATGTCTTTATTGGATTGAGCCCCTCAATGAAAATTTCCGATTTGGTTCGTGATATAAAAAACAACTCTTCGAATTTTATCAATGATAGAAATTTGATAAAAGGCAAATTTGCCTGGCAAGAAGGATATGGGTCATTTTCCTATTCTCATTCACATATTCAGAATGTTTATAATTATATATTAAATCAGGAAGAGCATCATAAAAAACGATCATTCAAAGAGGAATACCTGGAGTTGCTCAAAAAATTTGAAATTGAATACAATGAAAAATACTTGTTCGACTGGATAGAATAA
- a CDS encoding CHRD domain-containing protein gives MRKLTTKLMAIAFICFAYNVNAGHLSANLLLSAKLEGAQEVPAVATNATGVASFTLNATKDTMCVNISVNGLSGNITGIHVHEGAMGVNGNVVTDLSTYVVGNRIAATLTGSDITPAMIAKYLKGMYYVNVHTAANPNGEIRGQLMLETDHGFTADLNGGQEVPPVTTSAYGLGVFNLLQSQDNLMFHVVVQGLSGAITGVHLHSGAMGVAGGVVEDLGPFMTGNVITGEVDPAAYLNDLLAGNVYINVHTAANPNGEIRGQLIMGKYLMHDAMLDGAQEVPSVTTNAMGVASVKLNATMDTLWYDVVADGDELSGAITGAHFHSAAPGVAGGVEINITDSINGNRIKGRVTGTTTLTTAVINKFLTGNMYLNLHTAANPNGEIRGQVYRLAREGYTFSMDGEQEIPTVNTPGKGSGFVSIDRNQDNAHFMFVYNGLSGASTGTHFHKGMAGQTGGVIHDLSSFVTETSMGNGAAFGYLKSTDTTPFTTASSLLFRKDSVYINVHTVANPNGEIRGDVMRGSTCFQIGVGIKEINNSTIGSLELFPNPASEKISVRFESPYSTQVFITVYGITGNKVFNETLNAASGINLYQMNLAKLDTGMYFIKINNGTNQTVKRFVKK, from the coding sequence ATGAGAAAACTTACCACTAAATTAATGGCGATTGCCTTTATTTGCTTCGCATATAATGTGAATGCAGGGCATTTAAGCGCCAATCTGTTGCTTTCGGCCAAACTGGAAGGTGCGCAGGAAGTTCCGGCTGTTGCCACCAATGCCACTGGTGTTGCCAGTTTTACACTTAATGCCACCAAGGACACCATGTGTGTAAATATAAGCGTAAACGGTTTAAGTGGCAATATAACAGGCATCCATGTGCATGAAGGGGCTATGGGCGTTAATGGAAACGTTGTTACAGACCTTTCTACCTATGTTGTAGGGAACCGTATTGCTGCTACTTTAACAGGAAGTGACATTACCCCTGCGATGATTGCCAAATATTTAAAAGGAATGTATTACGTGAATGTTCACACAGCAGCTAATCCGAATGGTGAAATCAGGGGGCAACTGATGTTGGAAACGGATCATGGTTTTACCGCTGATTTGAACGGAGGCCAGGAAGTGCCACCGGTAACAACATCAGCTTACGGGTTGGGCGTTTTTAACTTATTACAAAGCCAGGATAATTTAATGTTCCATGTTGTGGTACAGGGATTAAGCGGTGCAATAACAGGTGTACACCTCCACTCCGGGGCCATGGGCGTTGCAGGAGGGGTTGTTGAAGACTTGGGGCCCTTTATGACCGGAAATGTAATAACAGGAGAAGTAGACCCGGCAGCTTATTTAAACGATCTTTTGGCCGGCAATGTTTATATTAACGTACATACTGCGGCTAATCCCAATGGTGAAATACGTGGCCAGCTTATAATGGGCAAGTATCTTATGCATGATGCCATGCTGGACGGGGCACAAGAAGTTCCTTCCGTTACAACAAATGCCATGGGTGTAGCTAGTGTTAAGCTTAATGCCACCATGGATACTTTATGGTATGATGTGGTAGCAGACGGAGACGAATTAAGTGGAGCTATTACCGGTGCACATTTTCATTCTGCTGCACCCGGAGTAGCAGGTGGTGTGGAAATTAATATTACCGACTCTATTAATGGTAACCGTATTAAAGGACGGGTTACCGGAACAACAACGCTTACTACTGCCGTAATTAATAAATTTCTTACCGGTAATATGTACCTCAATTTGCATACTGCCGCCAACCCGAATGGTGAAATAAGGGGGCAGGTTTATCGCCTTGCCAGAGAAGGATATACTTTTTCAATGGACGGGGAACAGGAAATACCTACTGTTAATACTCCGGGCAAAGGCTCAGGCTTTGTAAGCATTGACCGTAATCAAGACAATGCCCATTTTATGTTTGTTTACAATGGGTTAAGCGGTGCAAGTACTGGTACTCATTTTCATAAAGGCATGGCAGGACAAACCGGAGGCGTAATTCATGATTTGAGCAGCTTTGTTACAGAAACAAGTATGGGGAATGGCGCAGCTTTCGGCTACTTAAAATCTACTGATACTACCCCATTTACCACTGCAAGCTCCTTGTTGTTCAGAAAAGACAGTGTTTATATAAATGTTCATACCGTAGCTAACCCTAATGGAGAGATAAGGGGTGATGTAATGCGAGGAAGCACTTGCTTTCAAATTGGGGTAGGTATTAAAGAAATCAATAACTCTACTATAGGTAGTTTGGAATTGTTCCCTAACCCTGCATCAGAAAAAATAAGTGTACGTTTCGAATCGCCCTATTCCACCCAGGTGTTCATTACGGTTTATGGCATAACAGGTAACAAGGTATTCAACGAAACCCTTAATGCCGCTTCTGGTATTAATCTTTATCAGATGAACCTTGCAAAGTTGGATACAGGAATGTATTTTATAAAAATCAATAACGGAACAAATCAAACAGTTAAGCGATTTGTCAAAAAGTAA
- a CDS encoding DUF2062 domain-containing protein, producing the protein MKKYLQKKLLQPLTLLLKQGISPSRLSLAVTFGTILAIIPLFGSSTILCLIAIAAFRLNPLAIMLVNQFAYPLQFALYIPFMFLGEKIFNASSFSVSIGDIFELFSKDPAQAISLLFWPTLHALTAWLIIGIPLFFILFHLIKRIILKLGF; encoded by the coding sequence TTGAAAAAATATCTTCAGAAAAAACTGTTACAGCCGCTGACCCTATTGTTAAAACAGGGTATTTCTCCGTCCCGACTTTCCCTGGCCGTTACTTTCGGAACCATATTGGCCATCATACCCCTTTTCGGATCCTCTACTATCCTTTGCTTAATCGCTATTGCGGCATTCCGCCTGAACCCTTTGGCCATTATGCTTGTAAACCAATTTGCTTACCCCTTGCAATTTGCTTTATACATACCTTTTATGTTTTTAGGAGAAAAAATTTTTAATGCCTCTTCTTTTTCGGTTTCAATCGGTGATATTTTTGAACTGTTTTCAAAAGATCCGGCCCAGGCAATTTCCCTTTTGTTTTGGCCTACCCTTCATGCCCTTACGGCTTGGTTAATAATTGGTATACCACTGTTTTTTATATTGTTTCACCTCATCAAAAGGATTATTTTAAAATTGGGTTTCTGA
- a CDS encoding glutathione peroxidase encodes MINSIFLLKDVDNKFVATNNPSSVYDIELTDIKGEPFKLGKFQGKKILLVNVASECGYTKQYKDLQKLHEYYKEKLVVIGLPCNQFLKQESGNEAEIASFCEKNFGITFILTQKIIVKGKGQHPLYKWLTVKELNGQFDSSVKWNFQKYLLDGSGKLIKVFYSKTNPMSSELTELL; translated from the coding sequence ATGATAAATTCTATTTTTCTGTTGAAAGACGTAGATAATAAATTTGTGGCGACTAACAATCCCTCTTCCGTTTATGATATAGAATTAACAGATATAAAAGGGGAACCTTTTAAGTTGGGCAAATTCCAGGGGAAAAAGATATTACTGGTAAACGTAGCATCGGAATGCGGCTATACCAAACAATATAAAGATTTACAAAAGCTGCATGAATATTATAAAGAAAAGTTGGTGGTAATCGGGCTTCCCTGTAATCAATTCTTAAAACAAGAATCCGGGAACGAAGCAGAAATAGCCTCATTCTGTGAGAAGAACTTTGGTATTACTTTTATCCTGACACAAAAAATCATTGTAAAGGGAAAAGGTCAGCACCCGCTTTATAAATGGCTAACTGTAAAAGAGCTAAACGGACAATTTGATTCTTCTGTCAAATGGAATTTTCAGAAATACCTTTTAGATGGATCTGGTAAATTGATAAAGGTGTTTTATTCGAAAACAAATCCTATGAGCAGTGAATTAACAGAACTTCTTTAA
- a CDS encoding class I SAM-dependent methyltransferase: protein MKAASIILKRKENIWQNIVLQIFQKMQTGNLTITLPNGETIATGNTAETLQADIRITRPEFFKKCVLYGDVGFGEAYVDGDWESTNITNLISWFLSNIDNAPTISGNKLNMFSVNVLKFFNINKHFFRSNTLNGSRKNISDHYDLNNDFFSLFLDETMTYSSAYFKEDDMPLKEAQYAKYEALCRRVKLKSSDHVLEIGTGWGGNAIYMAGKYGCRVTTTTISEEQHKMACEKVKLAGLEDKVTVLLQDYRELKGSYDKIVSIEMLEAVGHNFLESYFRQCHHLLKKDGLLGLQVITCPDSRYESLRGNVDWIQKYIFPGSLLPSIAAINKAVNNTSDLTLVNLEEMGLHYAKTLRFWLESFNSNWYNINRLGFNNTFKRKWNYYMCYCEAAFLMRNINVMQMVYSRPNNKNM, encoded by the coding sequence ATGAAAGCTGCAAGTATTATTTTAAAAAGGAAGGAAAATATCTGGCAAAATATTGTTTTGCAGATTTTTCAAAAAATGCAAACAGGAAATTTAACAATAACGCTACCGAACGGAGAAACAATAGCTACCGGCAATACGGCTGAAACGTTACAGGCAGACATAAGGATAACAAGGCCTGAGTTCTTTAAAAAATGTGTTTTATATGGAGATGTGGGTTTTGGAGAAGCTTACGTGGATGGGGACTGGGAATCAACAAACATAACCAATCTTATCTCCTGGTTCTTGTCCAATATTGATAATGCACCCACAATTTCAGGAAACAAGCTGAATATGTTTTCAGTGAACGTGCTGAAATTTTTCAACATCAACAAGCATTTTTTTCGCTCTAATACATTAAATGGCTCAAGAAAAAACATCAGCGACCATTACGACCTGAACAATGATTTCTTTTCGCTGTTTTTGGATGAAACAATGACCTATTCCTCTGCTTATTTTAAAGAAGACGATATGCCTTTGAAAGAAGCCCAATATGCAAAATATGAAGCCCTTTGTAGGAGGGTTAAGTTAAAATCTTCTGATCATGTTCTTGAAATAGGAACTGGCTGGGGCGGCAATGCCATTTATATGGCCGGAAAATACGGATGCAGGGTAACAACTACCACTATTTCTGAGGAACAACATAAAATGGCATGTGAAAAAGTAAAACTGGCAGGGCTTGAGGATAAGGTAACGGTTCTTCTCCAGGATTACAGGGAACTAAAAGGTTCTTATGACAAGATTGTTTCCATTGAAATGCTTGAAGCAGTAGGGCATAATTTCCTGGAATCCTATTTTAGGCAATGCCATCACCTGTTGAAGAAAGATGGTTTGTTAGGGTTGCAGGTAATTACCTGTCCAGATAGTAGATATGAGAGTTTACGGGGCAATGTGGACTGGATACAAAAATATATTTTTCCAGGCTCTTTATTGCCTTCCATTGCTGCAATCAATAAAGCAGTTAACAACACAAGCGATCTCACACTTGTTAATTTGGAGGAAATGGGGCTTCATTATGCAAAAACACTTCGTTTCTGGCTGGAGTCTTTCAATTCCAACTGGTACAACATTAACAGGCTTGGATTCAACAATACCTTTAAAAGGAAGTGGAATTATTATATGTGCTATTGCGAGGCCGCTTTTCTGATGCGTAATATCAATGTAATGCAAATGGTCTATTCAAGGCCTAACAACAAAAATATGTAA
- a CDS encoding DUF1365 domain-containing protein, translating into MHNRLKPKQNRFHYSIFMFYIDLDEINEITKKILLISRNRFNYFNFRDADHLQFPAKRPDTSKNTKEQISGYLKEQGIDIKDGKIMLLTNLCTLGYQFNPVSLYYCFNNENQPICTIVETCNTFREMKPYFIGPENYMRNIFHLNTTKYFYVSPFIDHDTQFDFNLGVPSEKLNIRIDDHKDGERFFVSTLTGKRKSLTNYNVFRFAFRFPLITLKVITLIHWQAVILLLKKLPYHKKSEHKELQQDVYRPHHQ; encoded by the coding sequence ATGCATAACCGGCTGAAACCAAAACAAAATCGGTTTCACTATAGTATTTTTATGTTTTATATAGACCTGGATGAGATTAACGAAATAACAAAAAAAATCCTGCTGATAAGTCGCAACCGCTTTAATTATTTTAATTTCAGGGATGCCGATCACTTGCAGTTTCCTGCAAAAAGGCCCGACACATCAAAAAACACAAAAGAGCAAATTTCCGGTTACCTGAAAGAACAAGGGATTGATATTAAAGATGGCAAAATAATGTTGTTGACCAATCTTTGCACTTTAGGATATCAATTTAACCCCGTATCCTTATATTACTGCTTTAACAATGAAAACCAACCCATTTGCACCATAGTGGAAACCTGCAATACCTTCCGTGAGATGAAGCCTTACTTTATAGGCCCTGAAAATTATATGCGCAATATATTTCATCTAAACACCACCAAATATTTTTATGTTTCGCCTTTCATCGACCACGATACCCAATTTGATTTTAATTTAGGAGTCCCTTCTGAAAAATTAAATATCCGGATTGATGATCATAAAGATGGGGAGCGTTTTTTTGTAAGCACCCTTACAGGCAAAAGAAAGTCTTTGACCAATTACAATGTTTTTCGCTTTGCCTTTCGTTTTCCGCTTATCACATTAAAAGTGATTACCCTGATCCATTGGCAGGCAGTTATTTTACTGTTAAAAAAATTACCATACCATAAAAAATCTGAACATAAAGAATTACAACAGGATGTTTACCGTCCTCATCATCAATAA
- a CDS encoding FAD-dependent oxidoreductase: protein MKIKTAIIGTGISGMACAHFLQDDQEITLFEKNNYVGGHTNTIDVNENGSNIPIDTGFMVFNKVNYPNLIVLFEELGVPIKKTAMSFSVQHLPSGLEYSGTGFDGLFAQRKNFFNPGHLKMLMQINRFNKQSVIDMESSEFSNDSLYEYIKKRNYGADMMFKYLLPMSSALWSTPTDISMQFPAIALVRFFKNHGFLGLDTQHEWYTVSGGSKEYKERLVASFKDKIKINEGAKKVIRKENNKVTVISESGNHYEFDQVIFACHADQVLPILENPTKQETAMLGNFSYQKNIATLHTDSSVMPKNKKTWSSWNYRIESKKGKLSPSTVYFMNSLQQVSQNQNYFVSINDPGNVDPKKTIKVIEYDHPIFTVKAMETQKSLGKLNESGPVFYCGSYFRYGFHEDAFTSSVELCKKILGQNHPKVKKYETPLFSKSLTSA from the coding sequence ATGAAAATAAAAACAGCGATTATAGGAACAGGAATATCGGGTATGGCTTGTGCACATTTCCTGCAAGACGATCAGGAGATTACCCTTTTTGAAAAGAACAATTATGTTGGTGGCCATACCAATACGATAGACGTTAATGAAAATGGAAGTAATATACCTATTGATACTGGTTTTATGGTCTTCAACAAAGTTAACTATCCAAACCTTATTGTTTTGTTCGAAGAACTCGGGGTGCCTATAAAAAAAACAGCTATGTCCTTTAGTGTTCAGCATCTTCCGAGTGGGTTAGAATACAGCGGAACAGGCTTTGATGGCCTTTTTGCCCAAAGAAAAAATTTTTTCAACCCTGGTCACTTAAAAATGCTGATGCAAATTAACCGCTTTAACAAACAAAGCGTGATTGACATGGAATCATCGGAATTCAGTAACGATAGCTTGTATGAATACATCAAAAAGAGAAATTATGGCGCTGATATGATGTTCAAATATCTGTTGCCGATGAGTTCTGCACTCTGGTCAACACCTACCGATATCAGTATGCAATTCCCGGCAATCGCACTTGTAAGGTTTTTTAAAAACCATGGGTTTCTCGGGTTGGATACCCAGCATGAATGGTACACGGTTTCGGGAGGAAGCAAAGAATACAAGGAAAGGCTTGTTGCATCATTTAAGGATAAGATTAAAATCAATGAAGGTGCAAAAAAAGTGATCAGAAAAGAGAATAATAAGGTAACAGTAATATCTGAAAGCGGGAACCATTATGAATTTGACCAGGTGATTTTCGCCTGTCATGCAGATCAGGTGTTGCCAATACTGGAGAACCCGACTAAACAGGAAACAGCCATGCTCGGCAATTTCAGTTACCAAAAAAACATAGCCACATTGCATACCGATTCTTCGGTAATGCCTAAAAACAAAAAGACATGGTCTTCCTGGAACTACCGGATTGAGAGTAAAAAAGGCAAACTTTCGCCCTCCACTGTTTATTTCATGAACAGTTTACAGCAGGTTTCCCAAAATCAAAATTACTTTGTTTCTATAAATGATCCTGGAAATGTAGACCCCAAAAAAACCATTAAAGTGATTGAATATGACCATCCTATCTTTACGGTTAAAGCAATGGAAACACAAAAAAGCTTGGGTAAGTTAAATGAGTCAGGTCCTGTTTTTTACTGCGGAAGCTATTTCAGATACGGTTTTCACGAAGATGCTTTTACAAGTTCCGTGGAATTATGCAAAAAAATCCTTGGCCAGAACCACCCGAAAGTGAAAAAATATGAAACTCCATTATTCAGTAAAAGTTTAACTAGCGCTTAA
- a CDS encoding class I SAM-dependent methyltransferase, whose amino-acid sequence MWYDKLLSNNLVPERLIRKNIKKLLIQRLREEENASGHDLKKHIGFLVDELKENPIAVNTKAANEQHYELPTEFFKYVLGPYMKYSCGSWENNATSLIESECEMLALTCQRADLKEGQDVLELGCGWGSLSLFMAQNFPSSRFTVVSNSSTQKIHIDKQIAERKLKNLEVITADMNTFDIEKRFDRVVSVEMFEHMRNYQKLMKNISKWLKEDGKLFVHIFTHHKYAYKFEVKDESDWMSKYFFTGGIMPSDDLLFYFDDHFQKNKHWRVNGINYSKTAEAWLENMDKNKKKIIPIMNKTYGKDKGMLWLAYWRIFFMSCAELWGFNGGNEWMVSHYLFNKKP is encoded by the coding sequence ATGTGGTACGATAAACTACTTTCCAATAATTTGGTCCCTGAACGGTTGATCAGAAAAAACATCAAAAAATTATTGATCCAAAGGCTCCGGGAGGAAGAAAATGCTTCAGGGCATGACCTTAAAAAACACATTGGTTTTTTAGTTGATGAACTCAAAGAAAACCCCATAGCTGTTAATACCAAAGCTGCTAACGAGCAGCATTATGAGCTTCCAACGGAGTTTTTCAAATATGTGCTAGGACCATATATGAAATACAGTTGCGGATCTTGGGAAAACAACGCTACTAGTCTGATTGAATCAGAATGTGAAATGCTGGCACTAACTTGTCAAAGAGCAGATTTAAAGGAAGGACAGGATGTTTTGGAATTAGGTTGTGGCTGGGGCTCTCTTTCTCTTTTCATGGCCCAGAATTTTCCTTCGAGCAGGTTCACCGTTGTTTCAAATTCAAGCACCCAGAAAATACATATCGATAAACAAATAGCAGAAAGGAAATTGAAAAACCTGGAAGTTATTACTGCTGACATGAATACGTTTGACATAGAAAAAAGATTTGACAGGGTGGTTTCCGTAGAAATGTTCGAACACATGCGAAACTATCAGAAACTAATGAAAAATATATCGAAATGGCTTAAGGAAGATGGAAAGCTGTTCGTACACATTTTTACCCACCATAAATATGCTTACAAGTTTGAAGTAAAGGACGAGAGCGACTGGATGTCCAAATATTTTTTTACAGGGGGAATTATGCCTAGCGATGATCTCCTGTTTTATTTTGACGACCACTTCCAAAAAAACAAGCATTGGAGGGTAAATGGCATCAACTACAGCAAAACCGCAGAGGCTTGGTTGGAAAATATGGATAAAAACAAGAAAAAAATTATACCCATCATGAACAAAACCTATGGAAAAGACAAAGGAATGCTATGGTTGGCGTATTGGAGGATATTCTTTATGTCGTGTGCCGAGTTGTGGGGCTTTAACGGAGGAAATGAATGGATGGTAAGCCATTATCTTTTTAATAAAAAACCATAA
- a CDS encoding alpha/beta hydrolase, which yields MKSVVLLTLPIFLTSFLWSTNIRKSKDIPYKDKTLNEFDPDRHILDIFYPEPGENKREVLVFVHGGSWNTGSKNRFHFIGNRMAKKGIVTVLINYRLSPSVKYDKMAEDCAAATDWVYKNISKFGGDPKKITVAGHSAGGHLVALITLGNTFKDLNLNNPIKKTILIDAFGLDMVSYFEQYNNNYSKSLRAVFTTDPRIWRKASPIYHIPKEGSVPFLVFTGSKTYKTISESSEMFCHKLNESGNFCSLKVIKGRNHFGMIAQLYFRNNPMGRDILSFLKEPYFPEKE from the coding sequence ATGAAAAGCGTGGTATTGTTGACCCTTCCGATTTTTCTTACCTCCTTTTTATGGAGCACAAACATCCGTAAGTCGAAAGATATTCCATACAAGGATAAAACCCTTAATGAATTTGACCCTGACAGGCATATCCTGGATATTTTTTATCCAGAACCTGGCGAAAACAAAAGAGAGGTTTTAGTATTTGTTCACGGGGGCAGTTGGAACACAGGAAGTAAAAACCGATTTCATTTTATCGGTAATAGAATGGCAAAAAAAGGCATTGTTACGGTTTTGATAAACTACCGTTTAAGTCCTTCCGTTAAATATGATAAGATGGCAGAGGACTGTGCTGCTGCAACAGACTGGGTTTACAAAAACATTTCAAAATTCGGTGGCGATCCTAAAAAAATAACTGTTGCAGGGCATTCGGCCGGGGGCCATCTTGTCGCTTTAATTACTTTAGGAAATACGTTTAAAGATTTAAACCTTAACAACCCTATAAAAAAGACCATACTTATTGATGCCTTTGGTCTGGATATGGTTTCTTATTTTGAACAATACAACAATAATTATAGCAAATCTTTAAGAGCAGTTTTTACAACCGATCCCCGTATATGGCGAAAGGCCTCCCCGATTTATCATATCCCCAAAGAAGGATCTGTTCCTTTTCTCGTTTTTACAGGATCTAAAACGTATAAAACTATTTCTGAAAGTAGCGAAATGTTCTGCCATAAGCTCAATGAATCCGGTAACTTCTGCTCATTAAAAGTAATAAAAGGAAGAAATCATTTCGGAATGATCGCCCAGCTTTATTTCAGGAACAACCCTATGGGCCGGGATATTCTTTCTTTTCTCAAAGAACCTTATTTTCCAGAAAAAGAATAA
- a CDS encoding DUF1295 domain-containing protein: protein MLLSGLLLTSSVLFIVWLRQLKTKNAGIVDAWWAYNFTFLIVLFYFLTLGSSIRIFLLIAMVMFWSIRLGTYLLIRNSFHRNKEDIRYALLRKGYGKNANRNMLSFFLIQAFSNVLLSIPFLLVFIDQDSSVSFFEISGSTIWLVGFVGESVADKQLKSFKKESGNEGKVCQKGLWKYSRHPNYFFEWLIWVGFAVYALSSPFGWLALTSPISMYFLLNNVTGIPMLEKLAVLSKGEAYINYQKTTNAFFPWFRIK, encoded by the coding sequence ATGCTATTATCGGGGCTATTGCTTACTTCATCGGTACTGTTTATTGTATGGCTAAGGCAATTAAAAACAAAAAATGCCGGCATAGTAGATGCCTGGTGGGCCTATAATTTTACTTTTCTGATCGTTCTTTTTTATTTTCTAACCTTAGGTTCTTCTATCAGGATTTTTTTATTAATAGCCATGGTAATGTTTTGGAGCATAAGGCTTGGAACTTATTTATTGATCCGAAACTCTTTTCACCGAAATAAAGAAGACATAAGATATGCTTTATTGAGAAAAGGATACGGAAAAAATGCCAATCGTAACATGCTGTCGTTTTTTTTAATCCAGGCATTTTCAAACGTGCTGCTTTCAATTCCTTTTTTGTTGGTTTTTATTGATCAGGACTCCTCTGTTTCTTTTTTTGAGATCTCCGGTTCTACCATTTGGTTGGTAGGGTTTGTTGGGGAAAGTGTGGCAGACAAACAACTTAAATCTTTTAAAAAAGAAAGTGGAAATGAAGGAAAAGTTTGTCAAAAAGGACTTTGGAAATATTCCCGCCACCCCAATTATTTTTTCGAATGGCTGATATGGGTCGGCTTTGCCGTTTATGCATTATCCTCTCCTTTTGGCTGGCTGGCTTTAACTTCACCCATTAGTATGTATTTTTTATTGAATAATGTAACAGGCATTCCTATGTTGGAGAAACTGGCAGTTTTATCAAAAGGAGAAGCATATATTAACTATCAAAAAACAACGAATGCATTTTTCCCTTGGTTCAGAATAAAATGA
- a CDS encoding DUF1475 family protein, protein MIYFISAMLKNLLIFLFSILLIGMVFTIIQTSLQSNLFEALPDLIRIPWMKATLIDFYANVAALFLWIAYKEKKHYKKILWLILLILLGSVATCIYILKELFQLKEKESIKDLLIKQNN, encoded by the coding sequence ATGATATATTTTATATCTGCCATGCTAAAAAACTTATTGATTTTCCTCTTTTCCATCCTTTTAATTGGAATGGTTTTCACCATTATACAAACAAGCCTGCAAAGCAATCTTTTTGAAGCACTTCCGGATTTAATCCGAATACCCTGGATGAAAGCTACCCTTATTGATTTCTATGCCAATGTAGCAGCGCTGTTTCTTTGGATAGCTTACAAAGAAAAAAAGCACTATAAGAAGATATTGTGGTTAATACTCTTGATTCTGCTGGGAAGTGTAGCCACCTGTATCTACATATTAAAAGAACTGTTTCAGTTAAAGGAAAAGGAGAGTATAAAAGATTTGCTCATCAAACAAAATAATTAA
- a CDS encoding anti-sigma factor, with protein sequence MDVKSYISSGILEDYILGQASDQERREVECMSHIYPEIKQELSRFESAMEGYAFSHQTTPPPTLKDKIFKQVEEIEEQQKKKQGPESKIISINDAGNNVKTESAKTGYLKLAVAASVSILIATGLFSYNLYRNYVGQKQQITNITEERNAVSASLSSLQENLNNTEEELAVVKDPNNIKVLLKGLENKAPDGLTSVYFNPSDNSVYLSLNNLPEPPSGKQYQLWAIVEGQPVDMGVFEYRLETLQKMKQVENPQAFAVTLEKKGGSPSPTMEEMFVLGKV encoded by the coding sequence ATGGATGTAAAAAGTTACATATCTTCCGGAATATTGGAGGACTATATTTTAGGACAGGCTTCTGATCAAGAGAGGCGTGAGGTAGAATGTATGTCTCATATTTACCCTGAAATAAAACAGGAACTTTCAAGATTTGAAAGTGCCATGGAAGGATATGCCTTTTCCCATCAAACAACACCTCCCCCCACTCTGAAAGACAAAATTTTTAAGCAAGTTGAAGAAATAGAAGAGCAGCAAAAAAAGAAACAGGGGCCTGAATCAAAGATTATCTCAATTAATGATGCAGGCAATAACGTGAAAACAGAAAGTGCCAAAACCGGTTATCTTAAATTGGCTGTCGCTGCTTCTGTTTCAATTTTGATAGCAACAGGTTTGTTCTCTTATAACCTATACAGGAATTATGTTGGACAAAAGCAACAGATCACAAATATAACAGAAGAAAGAAATGCCGTTTCGGCATCACTATCCTCCCTACAGGAAAATTTAAACAACACAGAAGAAGAACTCGCTGTTGTGAAAGACCCGAACAACATAAAAGTGCTATTAAAAGGCCTTGAGAACAAAGCACCTGACGGACTTACCTCTGTTTACTTCAATCCCTCTGACAACAGTGTTTATTTAAGCTTAAACAACCTTCCCGAGCCCCCTTCCGGAAAACAATACCAACTATGGGCAATTGTGGAAGGCCAGCCGGTGGACATGGGTGTTTTTGAATATCGTTTGGAAACGCTGCAAAAAATGAAACAGGTTGAAAACCCCCAGGCATTTGCGGTAACCTTAGAGAAAAAGGGAGGATCTCCTTCTCCTACAATGGAAGAAATGTTTGTGCTTGGAAAAGTATAA